One Mycolicibacterium crocinum DNA window includes the following coding sequences:
- a CDS encoding pullulanase encodes MDYCLGHGDGTAAMLSGHPDVDIDGDGELDGVRLDLDGDGVFDDALTDLDGDGVADHASFDLDDGTAIFTDDGSGTWAMTPAGPGAPLRWFGLDGVEHTASRAIDFDADGKPDRLLDVDRDGLADRVLRSGPDGGVDTGYVDTDGDGRWDLKFVDADGDGASDDASPV; translated from the coding sequence ATGGACTACTGCCTGGGACACGGGGACGGAACGGCCGCGATGCTCAGCGGCCACCCCGATGTGGACATCGACGGCGACGGTGAGCTCGACGGGGTGCGCCTCGACCTCGACGGCGACGGTGTCTTCGACGATGCGCTGACCGACCTCGACGGTGACGGGGTGGCCGACCACGCCTCCTTCGACCTCGACGACGGCACCGCGATCTTCACCGACGACGGCTCGGGAACCTGGGCGATGACTCCGGCCGGTCCGGGCGCCCCGCTGCGCTGGTTCGGTCTCGACGGCGTCGAGCACACGGCAAGTCGCGCAATCGATTTCGACGCCGACGGCAAACCCGACCGGTTACTGGACGTCGACCGCGACGGGCTGGCTGACCGGGTGCTGAGAAGCGGGCCCGACGGCGGCGTCGACACCGGTTATGTCGACACCGACGGGGACGGGCGGTGGGATCTGAAGTTCGTCGACGCCGACGGTGACGGCGCGTCCGACGACGCCAGCCCGGTGTAG
- a CDS encoding CCA tRNA nucleotidyltransferase, with the protein MSEATHDVELLARALVELNRHGPVLREIGGLFAAAGHELYLVGGSVRDAVLGRLTTDLDFTTDARPEAVQKIVRPWADALWDTGIEFGTVGVGKGLGTDMDRLEITTFRADSYDQVSRNPQVRYGDRLEDDLLRRDFTVNAMAVRITADGPGDFIDPLGGLTAVRQRILDTPTAPEVSFGDDPLRMLRAARFVSQLRFDVSDRVRAAIVEMAPQLGRITVERVAVELDKMLLGADPVAGIELMVQTGMGEVVLPEIGGMQMAIDEHHQHKDVYQHSLTVLRQAMELEDEGDRDLVLRWAALLHDIGKPATRRHESDGGVSFHHHEVVGAKMVRKRMRALKYSKQMIDDVSQLVYLHLRFHGYGDGKWTDSAVRRYVADAGPLLPRLHKLVRADCTTRNKRRAARLQANYDELETRIAELAAKEDLQRVRPDLDGNEIMRLLDIPPGPQVGQAWNFLKELRLDRGPLDRDEAVAELLAWWNARNGTEQPSV; encoded by the coding sequence GTGTCCGAAGCCACCCACGACGTCGAGCTGCTCGCCCGGGCCCTCGTCGAGCTCAACCGGCACGGCCCGGTACTGCGGGAAATCGGTGGCCTGTTCGCTGCGGCCGGGCACGAGCTCTACCTGGTCGGCGGCAGCGTGCGCGATGCCGTCCTGGGCCGGCTGACCACCGACCTAGACTTCACCACCGACGCCCGACCCGAGGCCGTCCAGAAGATCGTGCGCCCGTGGGCGGACGCCCTGTGGGATACCGGCATCGAGTTCGGCACGGTCGGGGTGGGCAAGGGCCTGGGCACGGACATGGACCGGCTGGAGATCACCACCTTCCGCGCCGACAGCTACGACCAGGTGTCGCGCAATCCGCAGGTCCGCTACGGCGACCGGCTCGAGGACGACCTGCTGCGCCGTGATTTCACGGTCAACGCGATGGCGGTGCGCATCACCGCGGACGGTCCCGGCGACTTCATCGACCCACTCGGCGGTCTGACCGCCGTGCGGCAACGGATCCTCGACACCCCGACGGCGCCGGAAGTGTCGTTCGGTGACGATCCGCTGCGCATGTTGCGGGCGGCACGCTTCGTCTCCCAGCTGCGGTTCGACGTCTCGGACCGGGTGCGCGCCGCGATCGTGGAGATGGCGCCACAGCTCGGCCGCATCACGGTCGAGCGGGTGGCCGTCGAACTCGACAAGATGCTGCTCGGCGCCGACCCCGTCGCGGGTATCGAGCTGATGGTCCAGACCGGTATGGGCGAGGTGGTGCTGCCCGAGATCGGCGGCATGCAGATGGCCATCGACGAGCACCATCAGCACAAGGACGTCTACCAGCATTCGTTGACGGTGCTGCGTCAGGCGATGGAGCTGGAAGACGAAGGCGACCGCGATCTGGTCTTGCGGTGGGCGGCCCTGCTACACGACATCGGCAAGCCGGCCACCCGCCGCCACGAATCCGACGGCGGGGTGAGCTTCCACCACCACGAGGTGGTCGGCGCCAAGATGGTCCGCAAGCGGATGCGGGCGCTGAAGTACTCCAAGCAGATGATCGACGACGTGTCGCAGCTGGTGTATCTGCATCTGCGGTTCCACGGCTACGGCGACGGCAAGTGGACCGATTCGGCGGTACGCCGCTACGTCGCCGATGCCGGTCCGCTGCTGCCGCGGCTGCACAAGCTGGTTCGCGCGGACTGCACCACCCGCAACAAGCGGCGCGCCGCCCGGCTGCAGGCCAACTACGACGAGCTCGAGACCCGGATCGCCGAGCTCGCCGCCAAGGAAGACCTCCAGCGGGTGCGCCCCGATCTGGACGGCAACGAGATCATGCGGTTGCTCGACATCCCGCCCGGCCCGCAGGTGGGGCAGGCGTGGAACTTCCTCAAGGAGCTGCGCCTGGACCGCGGGCCGCTGGATCGCGACGAGGCCGTCGCTGAATTGCTGGCCTGGTGGAATGCGCGGAACGGGACGGAGCAGCCCAGCGTCTGA
- a CDS encoding NUDIX hydrolase, which yields MSDGEQAKPRRRRGRRRGRRAAGPANPAPIDTAAAESSDVAAGSPAVNGNNGQPRPGKPARPRSARRAPARLRTVHETSAGGLVIDGIDGPPEEQVAALIGRVDRRGRMLWSLPKGHIEQGETAEETAIREVAEETGIRGQVLAALGSIDYWFVTEGRRVHKTVHHYLLQFSGGELSDEDVEVTEVAWVPVGELAKRLAYADERRLAEVAGELIQLLQSDGVGALPPLPRTTPRRRPQTHSHTRNRRSDDSGPRQSGPRTNGCGPGT from the coding sequence GTGTCGGACGGCGAGCAGGCCAAACCGCGACGGCGCCGAGGGCGTCGCCGCGGCCGTCGCGCTGCCGGTCCGGCAAATCCCGCTCCAATCGATACCGCTGCCGCCGAATCCTCGGACGTGGCCGCCGGATCCCCCGCCGTCAACGGCAACAACGGCCAGCCGCGCCCGGGCAAACCCGCCCGTCCGCGTTCTGCCCGCCGGGCGCCGGCCCGCCTGCGCACCGTGCACGAGACGTCGGCGGGCGGCCTGGTGATCGACGGTATCGACGGGCCACCGGAAGAGCAGGTGGCTGCCCTGATCGGGCGGGTCGACCGGCGCGGGCGGATGCTGTGGTCACTTCCCAAAGGGCACATCGAGCAGGGTGAGACCGCCGAGGAGACCGCGATCCGCGAGGTTGCCGAAGAGACCGGTATCCGCGGGCAGGTGCTGGCCGCACTCGGCAGCATCGACTACTGGTTCGTCACCGAAGGCCGCCGCGTCCACAAGACGGTGCACCACTATCTTCTGCAGTTCTCCGGCGGTGAGCTCTCCGACGAAGACGTCGAAGTCACCGAGGTGGCGTGGGTTCCGGTCGGTGAGCTCGCGAAGCGGCTGGCCTACGCCGATGAACGCCGCCTGGCCGAGGTCGCCGGCGAACTGATCCAGCTGCTGCAGTCCGACGGCGTCGGCGCGCTGCCACCGTTGCCGCGCACCACCCCGCGCCGGCGGCCTCAAACGCACTCACACACCCGCAACCGTCGCTCCGATGACTCAGGGCCGCGTCAATCCGGTCCGCGGACGAACGGCTGCGGACCGGGAACGTGA
- a CDS encoding DUF6049 family protein, which yields MTMPRWVGKLPRIVLVLGFLAVLAMPTTAPAAAGEPGSAPFLHVRIDSVTPDLITTTSEPTVTVTGTVTNVGDRPVRDVVARLEHAGAVTSSAGLRTNLDGANDQFQPVGEFTAVAPEMQRGQAVGFTFSYPLRSSTSPSLGIERPGVYPLLVNINGTPDYGDAARLDDARFLLPVLGVPADPANTSTDTLADVVPPDTTKPVAVTMLWPLADKPRLAPGVPGGSTPVRLMNDDLAVSLAPGGRLDTLLSAVDFATSPQVDPVGDTARALCLAIDPDLLVTVNAMTAGYVVSDSPDGLGAASHPGTGQAAAVAWLDKLRALAKRMCVAPTPYAQADLGALHRVGDPGLDSAATVSAGDIIDQILGITSLRGATILGDGPLTPGAVDLLGTQGSTVAIAAANCLAQDSSTGEPMIADVAPRRLSPQVVMAPFDPAVGAALAGVGTDPDLPTYLDSSLTVPLDHDSVVARRQDAIASMLWRALQPGAEPRDQILLPPLKWSPQASDAQSMLTALATTIHSGLAVARPLDAVITQSSTAAATASPGADLPRDARGGFDDDVISEINGQVGRLWGLTTALTTDPRTGLTGAQYTAPLREDMLRALSQTEPPEDRNNLARHRLGAVGTTINDLFGAVTIVNPGGSYTLATEHSPLPLAVRNDLAVPIRVRIQVDAPPGMTVTDLGEQEIPPGYLPLRIPIEVHFTQRVAVDVTVRTPDGLQLGEPVRLSVHSNAYGKVLFAITLIGGTVLAALVGRRLYHRFRGQPDPADLDRPRRAAAEGRE from the coding sequence GTGACCATGCCGAGGTGGGTCGGCAAGCTGCCCCGGATCGTGCTGGTCCTCGGTTTCCTTGCCGTGCTCGCGATGCCAACGACCGCGCCGGCCGCCGCCGGTGAACCCGGGTCGGCGCCGTTCCTGCACGTGCGGATCGACAGCGTCACACCGGACCTGATCACCACCACCAGCGAACCGACCGTCACCGTCACCGGCACCGTCACCAACGTCGGCGACCGCCCGGTGCGCGATGTCGTCGCCCGCCTCGAACATGCCGGCGCGGTGACGTCCTCGGCGGGCCTGCGCACCAACCTCGACGGCGCCAACGACCAGTTCCAGCCCGTCGGCGAGTTCACCGCCGTCGCCCCCGAGATGCAGCGCGGCCAAGCGGTCGGCTTCACCTTCAGTTATCCGCTGCGGTCAAGCACCTCGCCGTCGTTGGGCATCGAGCGGCCCGGCGTGTACCCGCTGCTGGTCAACATCAACGGCACCCCGGATTACGGCGACGCCGCCCGCCTCGACGACGCCCGCTTCCTGCTGCCGGTGCTCGGTGTGCCCGCCGACCCGGCCAACACCTCGACCGACACCCTCGCCGATGTCGTCCCCCCGGACACCACCAAACCCGTTGCGGTGACCATGCTTTGGCCGCTGGCCGACAAGCCGCGGCTGGCGCCGGGTGTGCCGGGCGGCAGCACACCGGTACGGCTGATGAACGACGACCTGGCGGTGTCGCTGGCCCCGGGCGGCCGGCTCGACACGCTGCTGTCGGCCGTCGACTTCGCCACCAGCCCCCAGGTGGATCCCGTCGGTGACACCGCCCGCGCGCTGTGCCTGGCGATCGACCCCGATCTGTTGGTCACCGTCAACGCGATGACCGCCGGGTACGTCGTCTCTGACTCCCCCGACGGGCTCGGTGCCGCCTCCCACCCCGGCACGGGCCAGGCCGCCGCGGTGGCCTGGCTGGACAAGCTGCGCGCCCTGGCCAAACGGATGTGCGTCGCACCGACGCCGTACGCCCAGGCCGACCTCGGCGCGCTGCACCGGGTCGGTGACCCCGGGCTCGACTCCGCGGCGACCGTCAGCGCCGGCGACATCATCGATCAGATTCTCGGCATCACGTCGCTGCGCGGCGCGACGATCCTGGGCGACGGGCCGCTGACACCGGGTGCGGTCGACCTGCTGGGCACCCAGGGCTCGACCGTCGCGATCGCGGCCGCGAACTGTTTGGCGCAGGACTCCTCGACCGGTGAACCGATGATCGCCGACGTGGCCCCGCGCCGGTTGTCACCGCAGGTGGTGATGGCACCGTTCGATCCGGCCGTCGGCGCCGCCCTGGCCGGTGTCGGGACCGACCCCGACCTGCCCACCTATCTGGACTCGTCGCTGACCGTTCCGCTCGACCACGACTCTGTGGTCGCCCGGCGCCAGGATGCCATTGCGTCGATGTTGTGGCGGGCCCTGCAGCCGGGGGCCGAGCCGCGCGACCAGATCCTTCTTCCCCCGCTCAAGTGGAGCCCGCAGGCCAGCGACGCGCAGTCGATGCTGACCGCGCTGGCCACCACGATCCACTCCGGGCTGGCTGTCGCCCGGCCGCTCGACGCGGTGATCACCCAGTCGTCGACGGCGGCCGCGACCGCGAGTCCCGGCGCCGATCTCCCGCGCGATGCCCGAGGCGGTTTCGACGACGACGTGATCTCCGAGATCAACGGGCAGGTGGGCCGGCTGTGGGGCCTGACCACGGCGCTGACCACCGATCCGCGCACCGGGTTGACCGGTGCGCAGTACACCGCGCCGCTGCGTGAGGACATGCTGCGCGCGCTGAGCCAGACCGAACCGCCCGAGGACCGCAACAACCTGGCCCGGCATCGGCTGGGCGCGGTCGGCACCACCATCAACGACCTGTTCGGGGCGGTGACGATCGTCAACCCCGGCGGCTCGTACACGTTGGCCACCGAGCACAGCCCGCTCCCGCTCGCAGTCCGCAACGACCTGGCCGTGCCGATCCGGGTCCGCATTCAGGTCGACGCCCCGCCCGGCATGACGGTCACCGACCTCGGCGAGCAGGAGATCCCGCCGGGCTATCTGCCGCTGCGGATCCCGATCGAGGTGCACTTCACCCAGCGCGTCGCCGTCGACGTCACCGTGCGCACCCCGGACGGACTGCAGCTCGGTGAACCGGTGCGTCTGTCCGTTCACTCCAACGCCTACGGCAAGGTGCTGTTCGCGATCACGCTGATCGGCGGCACGGTGCTGGCCGCGCTCGTCGGGCGCCGGCTCTACCACCGCTTCCGCGGCCAGCCCGATCCCGCCGACCTGGACCGCCCCCGCCGGGCCGCCGCCGAGGGCCGCGAATGA
- the murJ gene encoding murein biosynthesis integral membrane protein MurJ, translating into MKPPPRRPVAYVRPGPRTRAVRAELSDAAVVSRSWGMALATLVSRITGFIRIVLLAAILGAALSSAFTVANQLPNLIAALVLEATFTAIFVPVLARAERDDPDGGERFVRRLVTLATTLLLVATLLSVAAAPLLVRLMLGHDPQVNQPLTTAFAYLLLPQVIFYGLSSVFMAILNNRNVFGPPAWAPVVNNVVAIATLGLYLIVPGQLSVDPVQMGNAKLLVLGIGTTLGVVAQTVVLLVAIRAERISLRPLWGIDDRLKRFGAMAGAMVLYVLISQVGLVVVNQIASTAAASGPAIYNYTWLVLMLPFGIIGVTVLTVVMPRLSRNAAADNTPAVLADLSLATRLTMVTLIPIVAFMTVGGPAMGSALFAYGKFGEVDANYLGVAISLSAFTLIPYALVLLQLRVFYAREQPWTPILIIVAITVVKIVASLLAPHVTGDKELVAGYLGLANGLGFLAGAVLGYVLLQRALKPPRGTLLDLDVVRTILVTTAASLAAGLIAYVVDRLLGLKVLTEHGGGVGSLLRLLVLAVIMLPILAAVMLAARVPDAVAAWGAVKRRITRTPPQTVTPVAALDRPQVPRHFPYPEHNNSYGAAGSMGKGPEVNDQPSGNPPAEPTGDATTKIPHQAADDFQPDVAPEVHVGTVAASEGRSEATRGEFIVPPKQPNADFAGDPTREPLGFESPREPAMESSPDEDTHLIPGASIAGGRYRLLVSHGGPPGLQFWQALDTALDRQVALTFVDPDRTMSDEQVQEILSRTLKLSQIERPGIARVLDVANTGAGGLVVSEWIRGGSLKEVADTSPSPIGGARAVQSLAAAADAAHGSGVALSIDHPSRVRVSIEGDVALAFPATMPGATPEDDIRGIGAALYALLVDRWPLPEKGVPSGLQPAETDPAGEPLEPRAVDGSIPFQISAAAARSVQAGGGIRSAPTLLNLLQQATAVADRTDLIEPVEPVSGPAVPAPVAATDPEAQARRRRNLLIGVGVGAGILVIALIILASVLSSIFGDVGGGLKGDQLGLNPSTSQSADNNAASGSTVKPVKATVFSPGGGADNPDKADLALTGGPGTGWTTDTYTDPNPFPNFKSGVGLLLQLPQPTTVGSVSLTVPSTGTQVQIRAASSDNPGSLDDTTVLTQPTALQPGANTIQVNAKSPTTYLLVWITTMGTTDGKNKTEISGLTVKAAS; encoded by the coding sequence ATGAAGCCGCCGCCCCGCCGGCCGGTCGCCTACGTTCGGCCCGGCCCCCGCACCCGCGCGGTGCGCGCCGAACTCTCCGACGCCGCGGTGGTGTCGCGTTCCTGGGGCATGGCGTTGGCCACCCTCGTCAGCCGCATCACCGGGTTCATCCGGATCGTGCTGCTGGCCGCGATCCTCGGTGCGGCGCTGTCGAGCGCGTTCACTGTCGCCAACCAGTTGCCGAACCTGATCGCGGCGCTGGTGCTGGAGGCCACGTTCACCGCGATCTTCGTCCCGGTGCTGGCCCGCGCCGAGCGCGACGACCCTGACGGCGGCGAGCGGTTCGTCCGCCGGCTGGTCACCCTGGCCACCACGCTGCTGCTGGTCGCCACGCTGCTGTCGGTCGCGGCGGCACCACTGCTGGTGCGGCTCATGCTGGGCCATGACCCACAGGTCAACCAGCCGCTGACGACCGCGTTCGCGTACCTGCTGCTGCCGCAGGTGATCTTCTACGGGCTGTCCTCGGTGTTCATGGCGATCCTGAACAACCGCAATGTGTTCGGGCCGCCCGCGTGGGCGCCGGTGGTCAACAACGTGGTCGCGATCGCGACCCTGGGGCTGTATCTCATTGTGCCGGGCCAGCTCTCGGTCGATCCGGTGCAGATGGGCAACGCCAAGCTGCTGGTGCTCGGCATCGGGACGACGCTGGGCGTGGTGGCCCAGACCGTGGTGCTGCTGGTCGCGATCCGCGCCGAGCGGATCAGCCTGCGGCCGCTGTGGGGCATCGACGACCGGCTCAAGCGGTTCGGCGCCATGGCCGGTGCGATGGTGCTCTACGTCCTGATCAGTCAGGTCGGTCTGGTGGTCGTCAACCAGATCGCCAGTACCGCGGCCGCCTCGGGTCCGGCGATCTACAACTACACCTGGCTGGTGCTGATGCTGCCGTTCGGCATCATCGGCGTGACGGTGCTGACGGTGGTGATGCCGCGGCTGAGCCGCAACGCCGCCGCCGACAACACGCCCGCCGTGCTGGCCGACCTGTCGCTGGCCACCCGGCTGACGATGGTGACGCTGATCCCGATTGTGGCGTTCATGACCGTCGGCGGCCCGGCGATGGGCAGCGCCCTGTTCGCCTACGGAAAGTTCGGCGAGGTCGACGCGAACTACCTCGGCGTGGCGATCAGCCTCTCGGCGTTCACCCTCATCCCGTACGCGCTGGTGCTGTTGCAGCTACGGGTGTTCTACGCCCGCGAACAACCATGGACGCCGATCCTGATCATCGTCGCGATCACGGTCGTGAAGATCGTGGCCTCGTTGCTGGCTCCGCACGTGACCGGCGACAAGGAACTCGTCGCCGGCTACCTGGGCCTGGCGAACGGGCTCGGCTTCCTCGCCGGCGCCGTGCTGGGATACGTGCTGCTGCAGCGCGCGTTGAAGCCGCCGCGCGGCACGCTGCTCGACCTGGACGTGGTCCGCACGATCCTGGTCACCACGGCCGCGTCGCTGGCGGCCGGGCTGATCGCCTACGTCGTCGACCGGCTGCTCGGGCTCAAGGTGCTGACCGAGCACGGCGGCGGAGTCGGATCGCTGTTGCGCCTGCTCGTGCTCGCCGTGATCATGCTGCCGATCTTGGCCGCGGTGATGCTCGCCGCGCGGGTCCCCGACGCGGTCGCCGCCTGGGGCGCGGTCAAACGCCGCATCACCCGCACCCCGCCGCAGACCGTCACACCAGTTGCTGCGCTCGACCGGCCGCAGGTCCCGAGGCACTTCCCGTACCCTGAGCACAACAATTCGTATGGAGCCGCGGGCTCGATGGGGAAAGGACCGGAGGTGAACGACCAACCCTCGGGCAATCCGCCCGCCGAGCCCACCGGCGACGCCACCACGAAGATTCCGCACCAGGCCGCCGACGATTTCCAGCCGGACGTGGCGCCTGAGGTTCATGTCGGCACCGTCGCGGCTTCGGAGGGCAGGAGCGAAGCGACCCGGGGAGAGTTCATTGTCCCGCCCAAGCAGCCGAACGCCGACTTCGCCGGCGATCCCACTCGCGAACCGCTCGGTTTCGAATCGCCGCGGGAACCGGCGATGGAGTCCAGCCCCGACGAGGACACCCACCTGATTCCGGGGGCCAGCATCGCCGGCGGCCGTTATCGCCTGCTCGTCTCGCACGGCGGCCCGCCCGGGTTGCAGTTCTGGCAGGCCCTGGACACCGCCCTGGACCGGCAGGTCGCGCTCACATTCGTCGACCCCGACCGGACGATGTCCGACGAGCAGGTGCAGGAAATTCTTTCCCGCACACTCAAACTCAGCCAGATCGAGCGGCCCGGTATCGCCCGGGTCCTCGACGTCGCCAACACCGGGGCCGGCGGCCTGGTGGTGTCGGAGTGGATTCGCGGCGGCTCGCTGAAAGAAGTGGCCGACACCTCGCCCTCCCCGATCGGCGGCGCGCGCGCCGTCCAGTCGCTGGCCGCGGCGGCAGATGCCGCACACGGCAGCGGGGTCGCGCTGTCCATCGACCACCCCAGCCGGGTGCGCGTCAGCATCGAAGGCGACGTCGCGCTGGCGTTTCCGGCGACGATGCCCGGCGCCACACCCGAGGACGACATCCGCGGTATCGGTGCCGCGCTATACGCCCTGCTGGTCGACCGCTGGCCGCTGCCCGAGAAGGGCGTGCCCAGCGGGCTACAACCCGCCGAGACCGATCCGGCCGGTGAGCCGCTCGAACCGCGTGCGGTCGACGGTTCCATCCCGTTCCAGATTTCCGCCGCCGCAGCACGTTCGGTGCAGGCCGGCGGTGGAATTCGTTCGGCCCCAACGCTTTTGAATCTGCTACAGCAGGCCACCGCGGTGGCCGATCGCACCGATCTGATCGAACCGGTCGAACCGGTCAGCGGTCCGGCCGTACCTGCGCCGGTCGCCGCGACGGATCCCGAAGCCCAAGCCCGCCGCCGACGCAATCTGCTGATCGGCGTCGGCGTGGGCGCAGGCATCCTGGTGATCGCGTTGATCATCCTGGCCTCGGTACTCAGCAGCATCTTCGGCGACGTCGGCGGCGGGCTCAAGGGTGACCAACTCGGCCTGAACCCGTCGACCTCGCAGAGCGCCGATAACAATGCGGCCAGCGGCAGTACCGTCAAACCCGTTAAGGCGACCGTCTTTTCACCCGGTGGCGGTGCCGACAACCCGGACAAGGCCGACCTGGCCCTGACCGGTGGCCCCGGCACCGGCTGGACCACCGACACCTACACCGACCCGAATCCGTTCCCCAATTTCAAGAGCGGCGTCGGCCTGCTGCTGCAACTGCCGCAGCCGACCACCGTCGGCAGCGTGTCGTTGACAGTGCCGAGCACCGGTACCCAGGTCCAGATCCGCGCGGCGTCGTCGGACAATCCGGGCAGCCTCGACGACACCACCGTGCTGACCCAGCCGACCGCATTGCAGCCGGGCGCCAACACAATTCAGGTCAACGCCAAGTCGCCGACGACCTACCTGCTGGTGTGGATCACCACGATGGGCACCACCGACGGCAAGAACAAGACCGAGATCTCCGGGCTGACCGTCAAGGCCGCGTCCTGA
- the sigM gene encoding RNA polymerase sigma factor SigM — MLSFPGPALARSDADLLAAHVAGDRYAFEELFGRHHRRLYRLARRRTLSAEDAADVMQDAMLAAHRGAPSFRHDAAVGSWLHRIVLNTCVDRLRRALPTAPLEDEHAVGDRTAEVDTALVVRRALMRLPTEQRAAVLTVDMHGYSVADAAALLGIAEGTVKSRCARGRARLTGLLRG; from the coding sequence ATGCTCAGCTTCCCCGGACCGGCCCTCGCCCGCAGCGATGCCGACCTGCTGGCGGCCCACGTCGCCGGCGATCGCTACGCGTTCGAAGAGCTGTTCGGTCGCCACCACCGCCGGCTGTACCGGCTGGCCCGCCGGCGAACCCTCAGCGCCGAGGATGCTGCCGACGTCATGCAGGATGCGATGTTGGCCGCACACCGCGGCGCGCCGTCATTTCGCCACGATGCGGCCGTCGGAAGCTGGCTGCACCGCATCGTGCTCAACACCTGCGTGGACCGGCTGCGCCGCGCGCTGCCCACGGCGCCCTTGGAAGACGAACACGCCGTCGGCGACCGCACCGCCGAGGTGGACACCGCGCTGGTGGTGCGCCGCGCGCTGATGCGGCTGCCCACCGAGCAGCGCGCCGCGGTGCTGACGGTCGACATGCACGGCTACTCGGTGGCCGACGCCGCCGCGCTGCTGGGTATCGCCGAGGGCACGGTCAAGAGCCGCTGCGCGCGGGGGCGCGCCCGACTCACAGGTCTACTGAGGGGCTGA